From the genome of Argentina anserina chromosome 4, drPotAnse1.1, whole genome shotgun sequence, one region includes:
- the LOC126791113 gene encoding uncharacterized protein LOC126791113, which translates to MKILKADVGALNNFEVLDFLRSRGASNNDIGRLKVKPSEYKVFEYLDYTPAGTQTKESVEEFKEKCKQYDLGNDKILNIINTMPASVVEIIAIVEDNADELVELVVEVLNPAAASPKPEAGNGEIDGETMNVEQIELNDDNIENT; encoded by the exons ATGAAGAT CCTAAAGGCTGATGTTGGAGCACTCAACAATTTTGAAGTGCTCGACTTCCTAAGATCTAGAGGGGCTTCAAACAATGATATAGGACGGCTGAAAGTAAAACCATCTGAGTATAAG GTTTTCGAATATTTGGATTATACTCCTGCTGGCACTCAAACAAAAGAGAGTGTGGAAGAGTTCAAGGAAAAGTGTAAACAATATGACCTTGGGAATGACAAGATCCTCAATATTATTAACACTATGCCAGCTTCAGTGGTTGAAATAATTGCG ATTGTAGAGGATAATGCAGATGAGCTAGTAGAGCTGGTTGTAGAGGTATTGAATCCTGCAGCAGCATCCCCTAAACCTGAAGCAGGTAATGGTGAGATAGATGGAGAGACCATGAACGTGGAACAAATTGAACTAAATGATGACAATATAGAAAATACCTGA